ACTAAATTACCATCTAGAAATACGAAGCGGTAAATTTGAGGTTTCAAACGACAATACTCTCCAGCAGTCCTGATGTAatctaattattttctctctgcgAAGTGCTATACTTTGGAGATAATTATATAAATTAGTATCTGCAACCTCAGTGTGTATGGATTCAGACTCTCATGAATTATACTTTAAACTGCTGGTGTATGTTACATCTGGACATTTCCAACATAATCCGCTTCCACACTATTAggtcccccaccacaacccccaaccccaccaacaaAATAAACAGATGTGGAATAAAGAAAAACAAGTTTGTTTTGTCTACTATTACCTACTCGATTTAAAGCTACATGACTATGCATGTTTTTTTACCCAAACCATAAATGTATGTATGTAATATATACATTTACAATAGTACGCGTGATTCGCAGTCCCAACTCTTATGTGCAATTCGGATCCTCCCCTCAGAAAAACGTGCGGTGACTCTGAACATAGAGACGCCTCCCACTTTCAACCAATCCTCTTGTTAGTTCGCGTGCTTGAACTTGGAAGATTTCGGCCAAACTAAATCCGGTGAAGCTTCTTCGAATAGAAATTCGCAGGGTTTGGGGGGCAAGGCAGATTTACACCaaaccaaaaaaaaagcaaagctAGCGTGAGCACAATCAATTCAACAAACGCAGCTCAGTATCTACCTACCAGCAGAGGGGCTGGAGAAAAACAGGAACTCCGCGCTTTGAGAGATAGGTCAACCACCATCTTTAGCATCATCCTGTTTTCGCCACTGCGCCTGTGATATTGATGCTATTGTAGTGCCATGTGCACCCACAATTACAGCGTGAACTATTAAACACTTGGAGTttatcctattatagaaaagggCAATATAACATTTGGAGACAGTGCGGTTTTATGCTTTAGCCTTGGATGGTCTGTCTGTAACCAGGGTGAACACAGTAATGTCCACATCATGTAGCCAGGGTGGCAGCTTTCCCATCCACACGCGGACATTTCTTCGGAAGGTATTTGCAAACGTGTACGCGAGTCATATAAACACGCTTACAGCGACAATGATGTCCCCACCAGCTAATCCACTAAACAAGTTTCCCCTTGTCGATGGGCACATATTAAGTAGACGCCAGGTCTGCCTCAACAATTATTCAGCGAAAGTTCCAACAAAGGAAGCCGTCTCGTAAACTTTCTGATAGATTGGCGCGCACCCTTTAATGTGGGCGCTTCATTAGCCACCTTTCACTATCTTCGGTACATTTTATTATACGCACCTCCTACACCACTCATTACAATCGTTAAAGACTATTAAGTAAGCTCTGCACATGTCTGACTCCCAACAAAACGAGAAAACCGCACCACCGCTGGTTAGAAAGTTGAATTTGATGGAGTTTAATATAAACGCTTCAACTTTTTCTCCAGCTGCAGACAGAAGCCAATTCGACTGGCTGGAGGCAATGGTCAAATAAAAGTAATTaggaattgaatttaaaaaaataccgCTTGGGCTAATTCGTTTTAATTTGACTTTTATTGAAACGTGATCATTCAGGGACACCGGGCTTTAATAAATATATTCATAAGTCATCGAGATAATACAAAAATAAACGACACGAGTGTTGTCTTCCATGTGTAACAAAATAGTTGCAGCAAATGTTGAAGGACGTGTGATCTCTTTTACAACGGGTTTGTATGCCACAAGCCATGCGGATCTGAGCAACATGGACAACATAGACACACCTCAGCTAACAACTACATTTCAGCAATCGTGTTACCCCTCACACTACAGGAATTCGAAAAAAAACTGGCCACATCACATTCTATCTCTTGCTTGCTCTTGCTGTATTTGCACTGTTTCCCATGCGTTAGTCGGTTTGAATGATTTAATACAGTCATAGAAATACCCTAAAAGTACCAAATCCTTGTTACAAGGAAATGCATTTTTTTTCGTAACTTGCTTGGCTTACACGAGATGCCAATTTGAAAATTCacaattcaaaaacaaaaacaagTAAGCATGCAATCAGATCTGGCTGTTGGAGTTAGCTGACAGTCTGGTTTTTTATATAACACAAGGTCAGTCTTTTTAATGAAACTCAGAAGTCAATCTTCTTATGCAACGCGGCGtcttttttttaacaacaatcacaGCTGGCAAAAGCAGACCTTACTTCATTAAGTCTTTACCATCTGTAGAGAGCCTTGGCATGCTGGCTGTGCTTAGGGCTGAGATGTGGGGTGGCGGTGGCACCTGGCAGATGGTACAGGGGCATGGCAATCCTGCCCAGTGCTGGAAGGTGTTCCCTAACGGTACAGGAGGCGCTGAGGACGTTTTCAACAGTGAATGAGGAGGGGGTCTAACCGCGCTGATCCCCGGTAGAGAAGCCGAgatagaggaagaggaggaggtcagGGCACTGCCCAAGATGGGATGGACCTGGTGGGCGGGCGTGGAGTGTCCTGGGTGCCCTGCCGAGTGCCCTACTGTCCCGCAATGGAAAGCTGAATGATGCCCGCCGTAAATCTCCCCTACTAGTCTTTTCATCTCTTCCAGAGAGTTCGACAGCATCAGGATGTAGTTTCTGGCCAGCAGCAAAGTGGCGATTTTGGAAAGTTTCCTCACTGATGGTCCATGGGCGTAAGGCATAACCTCTCTGAGTCCGTCCATCGCCAGGTTCAGGTCGTGCATCCTTTTCCGTTCCCTCCCGTTGATCTTCAGCCGAAGGTTCTGCAAGTCTTGTTCCGAGAGTTGCTTCTTCACTTTGAACTTGCCTCCAGTCTTGTCCTCGGATCTGTTGAGGGCTGTTATATTGTGCTCATTGGCGAGCTGCTGGAGCAGGTCGTTTTGCGTGGAAGACACCGAGTTCATTCTGGAGTCCTGGTGCTGGAGATGATCCCTCAGATAAATTTCGTCCACGTCTGGCGACGAAGCTCTGctagagagagagctggagtcAGAATTCATTTTATTGCCTCTCGTTATTATATGTTCCTCTAGTCAATAGTTTGAGACCTTGTTTTGATGCCAGCCTCCAACGTCAGTGACAGAAACGAgcaacaacaacaataacaaaaaaaaaagacccaCACAGCGGCTTCCTGGAAGCTCAGAAGCGCTCCCCAAGCAGGCTGGACCTCTTGGCCAGTTGTGATGTTGAACGAGATTTGGTTTTAAAAGAAGCTTTTTATAGAGGTGTAGCGTGCAGCGAAACAAAGCTCCCTCCTATACATAATGGTCTTGTTAGTATGACGTGGAGATCACTGAGGGCGGCGCAGCTTTGACGGTTCCATTTAGCTGTGTCCTATTCATATTCATTGTGCTTTTCTTTACGGGACACCCTGCTATGGGCGAtctgaagacagagagagagagagagagacttaccTCGTAGCGAGCGAACATTTAAATAGCAGTATGTGAATTGGCCCAGACCTTCAAGTTTATGATTCAGATAAGCTAGAAATAACCATTGagaagagacccccccccccataaagATTGCAGGCCTTTCAAAATTATGCCCGAGTTTTATTTAATATTGTAATTTGTCTGTTTCAGCGCCATAAGGATAATAAACCGGTCATTTTAGACTAAACATTGCTGCCTTTGTATAAACGCTTCAAGTTTTAAACCATGCAATTACTGACAAACAACTCGAAGGACATATGCAAACAATCCCGCTCCTGTTTACTGTTTTAAAAAATAGATGCATCTGTGATATGGTTGAGGAAAGGGTTCTTTTTCCGGTGATTACTTAGGCAATCGAACAAGCATCGGGGAACGGATTCCAACAAAATGTTTATCGCGAAATATCGACTCGTATCAAGGAATGGGGCAGTTTGATAGGAAAAGAAAGggagttgggcgggggggggggggggggtggaggattacacAGCCTCCGGGTGGAAGATCACAGTGAATAAGGGtctagggagagagaaacacaccgcCTCCCAGTGACTGAAAAGCGCAGAGCCCACCGAGAGAGAGGACACAGCCAACTCACAAAACTGAGCTTCTACTCTGAGTGTCCTTATGGGGAGAGGACAGCCGGATCTgtgaccgccccctccccccaaccccctccctcgaGAACACCTTGTTTAAATAAGGACCTGGGCGATGGAACAATTCGCATGGTGTGGGCGTGTAGGTGATATGTTATTAATTACCGCATTAAAACATCAAAATGAACGGAGTCGGCTCTGAACATATTGTAAACAATTCGTTATTTTTACAAACGCGGCTAAGATGTTTGCAGCAATATTTGCTCTCGTTATTTCATTTCTCTGCATGACATTTTGATCAGTATATTTACTCGGTGAAGGTGCGTTCATTCCAGGAGAAATGTCTGATCGATAAACAATGCTGTTAACCAGTTGTCTGCGCCGTCCATCCAGATGACCGTTTCGGTTATTGCAAAGTAGTCGATCGGTTAAACGAGTGGTCGTGTTATTTTGTAAGCTGGTGCATTAGGGTTAGCCTCATACACTTaaagataaatggaaacaccACCCAGCCCAGACTCGTCCATTACGGAAGCTAACGGTCAGTAAGTAACATGCTGAGATTCCCGAATACGCTTTCCACACTGCAAACGGCCGTTAACTTGCGTTCAAAATCAAATAATCGTATGGCTACGGACAGAGAAGAAAGTTCTCACCCACTGCTCTCAATCCGCCAGTATCGGGACAATTCTCCTCCTGACCTATACTTTTGTCTCCAAGTATACGTGTTCACCCCTCGCTTTGAGTATGCGTCTGTGTTTCAATCTGTATGCGATGCCTGTATAATTTGTTTATTTATGTGTGCCCGTGTGTACATGTGACTGCGTTGTAAATGTGACTTTATGTGACTTTGTCATGTGCGTGTGTTTTACCAATGTATAATTAAAAGGTAAACACACACCCAGCCAAGTGGGATTGACAGATTTCCCCTGGGCTCTCGTTCATTTTTGTTGTAAATAATCAGACGGGGAGACATTAAAGGTATAAAAAAAACGAGCGGAAACCTTGCTACCAATCCTCCGGAAAACAAGGAAACTGCAATCCAAAAGACCAAACTATTCACAATTCTGTATTCTGAGCGATTAAAGGGGATAAATTGCCAATTAAATTGTTAAAAGTCATTGATAATCTGGGTATTCCCCTTCTCACTTCGTCAAGCGATAGGTGGGTTGAAACTGCAGTTCACGATTTCACCCCAAGATTATCATATCCCTTTCCATGAATGTCACAAATAATTAAATCCGGCGGGTGGGGGTTTGTTTAAAGTTCCACAACtaggaatgatttttttttctcttttcagaCTTGCTATCCTAATCCTGAAGAAAATATTCTGATATCTCCTTCAGGAAAGAAAGATGATGGGGAGCTAAACCTTTACAGAAGTTTGGTGGTCAGTCTCTCTGCTCTGGCTAACTCGCTCTGAAGCGAAAAGGGCTACAAGCCACAAACCTTTCAAACCAATTTGGTCACCTTTGCCCAGAGACCTGCCAACGCTGATTAAATGGAGAAGGTGGCCAGAGTTCTGGCTTATGTTATTATATCGGTAGTTGCCGAGTTGTTGGCCATTTATCACTGAGCTCTTTACACACATGTGGTATCGACCCGATGCCCTCTATAGTGCTCTGCTTTAACTAAGTACTCAGGAAGACAGAGACGTTGACACATCACACGTTCCATGTGTTAAGTGTTTTTGGAAGTTTTTCCCTTAGTTTTGTTTTTTTCCGATATCTTTGATGAATGATCGCGAATTTTGAAATTAGAGGCGAAAACGACTCTGACCAGACCTACATATTCTATAAAAATGGCATGTTTGACAAAGTCTGACCGTTCTcattatttaattttaaaaaggctCTTACAACCTTTAGCACAAAACGGATGTCTGTAAGCTCCTGTAATTATCTGACGGCTGGCGGATTCACACGCAGTCTAGCTGCTTTTTCAGAtataaataaaattatttttctaCTGTGTGAACTATACAATTTCTTGCATCCAACAGATTCCATTTACTATCTACGTGTCCTATACTCAAATACAGGTAATGAAGATGAGATGCATTAGACGGGATTATTTTCTGTTGCCTATCATTTAGCCTTTTAGTAAGTATGGTAAATAAATGGCAGTTTAAATGATTTCAAAATTGTTTCTATAGCTTCACCCACTCCATGGACAGGAAGGGAAAGACtggtggaacgcactgcctggtgAATGCGAAGCTGAGTTTAAACTATGCTATGTTTAATTACTGTACTTTCGGCAACAGGGCGTGGACCGTGCGATAACCTTCATTCATATAGAACTTCTGGAAATAAAAAAACAAGAAATTCATAATTGATACTGGAAGTTGAGGCTGTGATGTTTTTACCTCTCGGTGTTTCCCAGTAGCGAAAGTTACTGATAGGTGTACAATGTGCCCATTACCCCAGCTCTGTCGTAGTGTTCAGGCAGCTCTGTCTCTTGCGAGCGTGCTGAAGGCAAAAAAAAAgtgtgcggggtgggggaggtacACTTCCCTCCCTTTTCTCTCTTGGTGGCATTTGAAAGTGTAAAGCTTTGAATACCAATTGCTTGAACTGGACATATGTGAATCTCCTCTAATCCTACTAATCTGGACTTCTTTGTACGAGTGGGTAGCACACATAGATCTGAGCCCAGGATGCTGCAAATCTTTTAAAAGTGaccctgtgtgagagagagctgacAAGGGGAGAAGGCTTCTGGGAGAGATCTTGCTGGAATTCTCCACCGTCTCAGCAGGAGATTGGGGAATCTCCTTGCCTGCTACCAGCTATCCCAGGAAAGGAAATCGGCTCAGCAGGCAAAAACACAAACTGATTGCACGCCGCACAATTAAACACAGCGAGAAGGAAAGCTGCCGGCTCGGGCTATGTGTGGCTGGATTGTGTTATTGGTGGGGACAGCCCGGCTCTTCGTGGCTGGcaaggggcgcgggggggggggggggggaggcggggaaggggtgggggggatggttggCGGGGGCACAAACTCCAGCAAAATGAACACCAGCCAGACACCACAGGCCAACTTGTCTCCTTGGGTTGAAAGGTTGCAGAAATAGTTCATAAACTATAAAATGAACTTCATAAAGCTTTACATTATCATTTGCTCCTTTTAGACTCATTGCTGCAGCTTATCACACATCATGAAAAACAAAATAATCTCCAAACAGGAAAGCAGTTCTTCAGCCACAGTGATAGCTCTCTTTGCATAGAAGTCAATTGTGCATGGTATTCCATGGCCGCCCAAGATACATAAGATTGCAACAGCGAACCTACCAGACACTGACCGCAGTCCACTGATCCGCAGCGAGGTTTAATCATATTACCATGCTTATCATTACATTGATATCTATAATTCAGACAAATATTAAAATGTGACAGATTTTGAATACTGTCTTATCCAAATGTACCAGCACTGGGACACTGTTAACAGATCCTCTCCACTACCTCTTCACCCGCCTAATATTCAGCCAATATTTAATGCTTAATTGATAAACATAGATATGTGCACATTTCACATTTCTTTCGATTTACTtgaatgctaatttgccccttgaaACAACCCCGTCCTTTGTGTTAACTGTTGCAATTCTAATAATTTTATGAAATTATGTATTGAGGACAAAGTAGATTTCTTTAGaatgaaacatttttttaaaactctaatTGCAAGTTGCTGAACCATAATCGAAACGCAACGTATCCAAACATCAGCATATCGACCATTCGGATCTGTAAGAAAGGGTTCAGGATTCATTTAGTTCACAAGTTGTTACTGAGGCAGGACGGGCTCCAAAGCCTCATCTCCTTCCAATCAAGACAAGTAAGGGATTAAAAACCATTAACGGAGGATGGAATTAAGTAAAATCAACACATTTCAGCAAGTTCGCCTTGGAGGTTCAGTACACTGAGTGATGAAGACGCCTCCTCGTTCACTGAGTTGCCGGTCTCACCTGCAGCTCTGTGAGGAGCTACCTGAATAGGTCCGAGGTGGTGTTCCCTCGGGACAGTGTCATTACCCGGCCCTTCCTCCGAGCCTTAGTGGCACAGGCAGAGAGTCCTGCCACTGGATCACTAAATTGTCCTCTTGGTCACGGGAAGTGTTTGTCACAGCGCGTCCAGGAAGAGATAGACCGAGAGAAATACTTGAAGACAAATTCGAAAACTTAAATcttcaattattttaaaataaattcataAGATTACAAGAAATAGGAACGAGAATAAGACACTTGGCCCGTCCAACCCCATTGAATGAGAGCATGGCTGGGCTGATTTTGTCCTTAATATCACCttcctgactccccccacccccctcctccccccatgactaactattttatttattagtgtcacaagtaggcttacatcaacactgcaatgaggttactgtaaaaatccctgagtcgccatactccgatgcctgttaggatacgttgagggagaatttagcatggtcaatgcacctaaccagcatgtctttggaatgtgggaggaaaccggagcacccagatgaaacccatgcagacatggagagaacatgcaaactccacacagacagtgacccaagctgggaatcgaatccgggtccttggcactgtgaagcagtagtgctaaccactgtggcaccgtgttgCCCATACTGCTCAACTTAAATCTTGACACCCTTGaaaacaaaaatctgtctaactcatgttggaaaatattcaatggcccagcctTCAATGTTCTCAAAGGAAGAGAAACCCAAAGACGAATAACCCTCTGAGTTAAGAAATGTATCCTCATCCCCAActtaaatggaagaccccttaTGTTGAAACTATGTCcccggttctagattccccatgaggggaaacactctctcagcatccactctgCCAACCCCCCTCAggattatatgtttcaataagatcactctcattcttctaaactccagtgagcaaCCTTTccacatctcaggaatcagccgagtgaatgaAAATAAGTGACTCCATTGACAAGTTTCCATTAATTGGACTCTTACATTGCTAAATTCCTTGGATTACTGCACAGAACCATAAAGTATTAAAATCCAAAACCCATAGATGGCTAAACAATTTAATTTCAAATAACCAAATCAAAATATTGTGCATGATGTTGGTAAATGACAATGTACAGTTGGCTGAAGAGCAATGTGATGTGCTAACAACAGTACTTGCTAAACTGAGACTAATTATTTCTGACCCAGATATTTTATCAATAATTGGCAGGAGAATGATTggtgaaaactgaaataaaattatATTGATCAGGATTGATTGATAACAGAGACAAGAAACTGGTATATAAGGAGTAAGGGTCTCCTTTTTGATGTAATTTATTCACTATTTAATAATGTGTCAATAACAAATTACactttatgggtggaattttacgagattttttctaagtgtccagctctgGCCATGATTAGATAGTTATGAATGGAGTCAAGCAAGGGATGTCCCCGCGAGCTACAAAACAGCAGAGAGGTAGTGATGTAGGCAGTTGCGTCAAAGCTTGCAGAGTGGTCAAGAAGGAGAAAGAGGAAAATTC
Above is a window of Mustelus asterias chromosome 5, sMusAst1.hap1.1, whole genome shotgun sequence DNA encoding:
- the olig3 gene encoding oligodendrocyte transcription factor 3; amino-acid sequence: MNSDSSSLSSRASSPDVDEIYLRDHLQHQDSRMNSVSSTQNDLLQQLANEHNITALNRSEDKTGGKFKVKKQLSEQDLQNLRLKINGRERKRMHDLNLAMDGLREVMPYAHGPSVRKLSKIATLLLARNYILMLSNSLEEMKRLVGEIYGGHHSAFHCGTVGHSAGHPGHSTPAHQVHPILGSALTSSSSSISASLPGISAVRPPPHSLLKTSSAPPVPLGNTFQHWAGLPCPCTICQVPPPPHISALSTASMPRLSTDGKDLMK